The DNA window ACTATAAGTAAAAATTctgtaaatataattatatattgtcAAAGAGTacaattctatatttatagtggagtaataaTGGAATTAGTAAACCAGATTACTCTATTGaagaatttaataataatcaagtatTTATTGGAGCTTCAATATATAGGTTCATGGTGTCCAAATTACCTCTATACAACACTGTACAGGGGAATATTTAATCTGACGAATGAATTGAGAAAGAATTAGGGTGTgtttggaaagccacaatgtaattggatttgtgtgtaattagaggtaattacacaatttagcATGTTTGTCTaaccatgtaattacactgtaactgtgtaattggaagtaattgagggcttccaattacactctccaattctcatgaccccccatgagaattgaatgtaattacactgtgtaattactaaaaactttccatattaaacattacctactaaaaaatattatttttccatgtaattactaactattttgccaaacaagatatttaggaattcatatgtaattaccacctcatatccGAACACacattgcattttaaaatatagtgtaattactagactgtgtaattaccaccctagtaattaccctacctaataattacacagttacttccaaacacacCCTTTTCTATAAGAAAGAATTCTTTAGGATTATTGTGAATGATTATATCAATTATgaattgaataattaaaatgctatttaactatttagttttatttgataaatctatattaattagttaaatataatattatgcttaaataatatttaaagggagaaatatattattttagtgaaaaataatatttatttaatcctAATTAAATAAGCGATTAATGAGAattattcaattattatttattacaaaataaatattagattttattagtgacaaaattgagaaattaatttttaattttaaaatatggttCACAGTGTAGAGCTTAGGCCCACAGGTGTAAGGTGACATATAAAAGCccaattaatttgtttttattattttattaaataaattaaatcaaataaaatataaattatcttttaattatttaaaattaaaaatatattatcagataatttatttaaataaaaataatataaaataataagatataactGAATCTTGTTATTCACTTATAaggtattattttttaattttgattttaaatttctaattaaaaataacattatctttttattttaaaggaTTAAAAaggattttaataattatatatagattATAGCCAAAggtatatatgaaaaataatatataagatataCAATATATTTTCTCAACCCTAAAACCTAGTGACAaaatactctctctctctctctctctctctctctctctctctctctctctctctctctctctctctctctctctctctctctctctattgtgTGTGGTATTTTCTCTCATCTCAGATTATAGTGTCTCATGAGTTGAGTAAACACTATAGCAAAAAAAATTTGTTCATCATACTAAATATATAAGCCTACTCTTATACTCAGTGTTGAGGCAAATCTGAAAAATGTGGTGTGAACTCTTCAACAAGTCTACTACTTCTTTGGGTTTGATGATCGAATTTATATACAAAAAGAAACAAGGACCCCCTAATAGGCATCAAGaggtaaaattatttttcatgtatttatatttaatttatgctAATTGTTTTGAGATCTTGGAGTTTATAGTTCATATTAGattaaacataatttttttaaacataatTCTAATTTATGCTGCCACAGCGATTCTAATATGAACCCTAAAAACCTACAAATTGTACCAGAGCAATATCTATAattacatatattaaatattgtgTTGGATATTGTGTATTTATAGATATATGTGATATATTGTGAATGGTTAGTTTTTTACATGGATGTGAATCGTTAATTGTATAGTAAAAATTGGGTTAGAAATGTAGATATGTTTTTACTAGAAACAGACGAAGCAGACGAAGATCCAGcgatgaatacttcccagaCTATAAATGGTCAGCCACCAAATCTTTGGTCACAGGTTCCGCCTGTGGGCCAAGCATTAGTTGGGCAGACCTTGTGTAGTAATTCATCAGGAGAAGTCATACCCGATGGTTCCAACTAGGCCAACGGTGCCATTCCACCTGTCAACCAAGTTAATCAATCACTGAGACAGCCAGGCGTTTCTGTATTCGAAAGGTTGGGGACGACTCATGATCTTAGAAATGATCTGAAGACGAACTAAAGAGTATGTTCCAAGGCATGGCCGGGCAGAGAAACAATGATCTCGAGTTGGACTGAGCACGTGGAACCCCTTTCTCTCCTAAGATCAATCTCCTGGTGTTGTcccacaagttcaaaatgccaacCTGGAAAATGTACACTGGATGTGACATGCTGGTTTAAGCATTTCAGCATATGCTTAAATTTGGTGAGTGCTAGAAGCAAGGAAATGAAGGATTTGTCTTAGAGTACCTTTTAAGTATTGCAAGATATGGTGTGTAGCATGTAGGGGTGTACAttggtcggtttggtcgggttatagTGTATTTTTACCAACCGAATATAAATGTCGGGTTGCAAATATATAATTGTAACTCGtccaatgaaaaaataaaaaaactgtaACCCACCTAATGATTTTTATCgatttggtcgggttaacccgtttAAACcgatctttattttttatttttttcattgatGTTAGATTTTGGTGttcaaataattgatttaaaaaaataaatgtataatatatggctttcaagattaaaataattatagtttaaattaatgttaaaaatagatatgaattgaataaacattaaattactaaacaatatttttcaataaatagaataaaaaaaatatgctcATATgtaaattccaaattttaacttcaatattcaaatacaatcaaaattatcaactataaattctaaatttcaaTTAAACACTATACaatacaaactttaaatgtAAAATAGTTTAACTGTTaaacataatttatatattggaagaagtttcaatggttacatttttattgtaaccatcatggttacatttttttaagccattggattattattaaatggttgtgattaatttggaaattaaataaaaataaataataaataacttgtaacctgaaagtgacctaatcatttatttccttataaaactttaattaagattaattatattttaaaattaaattaattataattattaattaattttttgtaatttattactatataaggatcttttagcaatttatttttttatacttaaattatttaaaattttatagcaaaactttttataatttaaaattatacacatataatttcataatttaaattttattatacttgtaattttaattttaaattattacacttaattatttaatttttttatttaaatatttaaaaagtaaaaaatgaaataagttgaaggattttttagaaaaaaaatggttgcacttgttatcgattgattagcttgaggcctcatacttagatcatataattgtaacaaaataattaaatatcatttaaaaataattaattatttgaaaatttattataagaagagaattttaatttgtgtcaaaaaaagtttaatttttgtaaaaaaaaataaattttattgtaaatattataattaaatggcttaattattaaaataattcaagtaaggatttaaatataaataataattgctaaaagaggtcttgttaaatatttaattaattattttaagaaaatagttaattataattaaataattctaaaaaaggaatgtagaaaatagttaattataattaattaaatctaaaaaaggaaagtctacctattagtaacctgctattacaggttaaaaaaaaatgtaaccatatggttacaataaaaatgtaaccattgaatagtcaccctttatatattatgttataaataattttagtaaaaaatttgTAAATCGGTTTACTTAGTTTATTTGGGTTATTTAGGCgggttaatataatattaaaccCACCAAATATATTCATTTgggcggtttgaatttttttttaaaagttattcgAGTTGTATTTTTTTCGGTTTATTCGGTTTGGTTTAGGCAATTTATTCGAGTTGGGcgactttttcattttttgaacaACCCTAGTAGCTTGGAGATGAGGTACTTGAGGTGAGGTAAGGTATTGACTTAGTCTATTTATGGCATATACCATGCTGcgtaatactaaaataaatgagCTTGCCAATAAGGATGGGATACGAAAACCAGTTTCATTGAGTAATTGGATGGTGAATGGTCATTAAGAGATCGATATACCACTAGAGTCATAGAAAATCTCTAGACCAAGGAAgaatcaaagtaatcctatatCTTTAAGTTTGAATTTGTTGTCTAGTGTGGttttaaatgttaaaaataattggggtcacaattgtatatataaattgtgtgttgggtcatcaaataaataagtcaaatatatgtggtctattttggaataaagtttatgacttaagggcatgattgtcatgattttaatatgtggataccaattagacaatttctatattgatgaggggccaaatagaaatagtcAAAAATATTGCCAACAGGTTTGTCTGTTGGTAATATAACGGGTAATGGTCCCCATTTGCATCGTATCTTTCCACTCTTGTATCCTCATCACCAAGAGAAAAACTTTCAGAGAAAGGTTTTGATgcaaattggaagatcataccaatAAAGATCATTTAAAGGtcgattctatggactccgatacgcttccgctattccttaattttattgtttgattctcttgaattaattagggctataTACAAATTTACAGTATTTTTGACATGTGGTATCAAGAGCATCCCTCAATTAATTCTTGAGGATTTATAGTGCTATTGATctttcattaaattttatttgcttTTAGAATATTCAGTTAAGTATTCAAGccgaatataaatatatttgctTTGATTGTAATCGTTTGATTACTGTATATACTGTATATGCATATATGTATGTGTTGTTGGACTCCTAATTCAATCGTTAATTGCACCGAATGGATATGTATAATTCTGTGTGGAATTAAATTTGTGAGAAAATTTTATAatcgttcatatatatattgcgATTGGAAAAGATTTGCCAAGATTGATATGTATATGCGTCTGCGATTGTAAGTtttgattatatatgttttttcattttctgcgactcaacatatatatatataaacctgCTTGTTATGCGTGAATGTACtttcttttatgtttattattattattattattaaaatatataataataataataattcagtaacaattaattcaaattttggtttaaaaatttattaaggaTATATAACATTTtagttaaattaattgaaacaaaatatcaccaaagtgatctcttttgtgtagattaatttaataaaaatattatgataattgTGTGTATGtaattcataaatttattaattaacccAAAGGTGAGTTAATATTTGGATGAATTTCATGCATGTTTGTggtgataaatgtgtgacaattataaggtattttgtgtgaACAATGTGTTAGTCCAAAGATTGCATATTgtttgacataatttattgtcaatgtttgatcactacaacaagagtaccgcttacaattaatattactgtccaaagacttaatattaatgttgtgtttggtatcttgagatgggattaaccattatttgaatttattgttttatttggattcttatatgagcatgttatttatgtaattgtaTTGTTCTTTTCAGCTGTTGCTAGTGTATCTGCTAACCTTAATTCGGTACCGGTCCTTAATGGTAATAACTTTAAGGACTGGAAGGAGAACATTTTTATTGTTCTTGGCTGCATGGATCTTGACCTTGCATTAAGGATGGATCGTCCTGCTTCTCTTACGGATACCAGTACCTCCGAGCAAAGGAGGATTTATGAGAAGTGGGACCGTTCAAACCGCATGAGTCTTATGATCATTAAGCGCGGCATACCTGAGGCTTTTAGGGGTGCGGTGTCCGAGGAGGTCACCGATGCCACAACTTTCCTTGCTGAAATTGAGAAACGCTTTGCAAAAAGCGATAAGGCGGAAACAAGtactcttttaaagaaacttatttccatgaagtttaagggcaaggaaaacataagggagtacattatggaaatgtcTCACCTTGCTTCAAAGTTGAAGGCACTAAAGCTTGAGCTTTCGGATGACTTGCTTGTGCATTTAGTGCTTATCTCTCTTCCTCCACAATTCAGTCAATTTAAAGTCAGTTACAACTGCCAAAGGGAGAAATGGACTCTTAATGAGCTCATTTCAttttgtgttcaagaggaagaaagattgaagcaagagaagactgaaagtgctcatttggcaagcacctctaaagataagggcaagaaaagaaagaatgaggCTGCTAAGGATAAAGGTCCTGCACATAAGAAACAAACTCAAACCAACAGTGATGATGGTTGTTTCTTTTGCAACATGAAAGGACACATGAAGAAGGAATGTGCTAAGTATATTGCATGGCGAGCAAAGAAAGGTACATTTCTTActttggtctgttctgaggtaaatttagcttcagtaccaagaaacacttggtggttaGATTCCGGTGCTACTACTAACATcagtgtttctatgcagggttgcctgagTTACCGAAAGCCAAATGATGCTGAAAGAAGCATTTATGTGGGAGATGGCAAGTCGGTAAATGTGGAAGCAATAGGGCATTTTAGGTTGTTGTTAAGTACTGGTTACtatttggacttaatagatACTTTTGTTGTACCGTCATTTAGACGGAATTTGGTTTCTGTTTCTTGTTTAGACAAATTgggttattgttgttcatttggaaatAATTGCTTTAGTttatctattaattcaaatactgTTGGAACTGGTTCTCTTATGGTTTATGACAACTTATATTTGCTTGACACCGTTGCTtcctataatgaaaccttgaaTGTGGAATCACGTGGTACTAAGCGTAAAATGGATAATGAAAAATCAAGTTCCTTATGGCACAAACGGTTAGGTCACATCTCTAGAAATAGAGTTGAAGGACTTGTGTCTGATGGAATTTTAGATTCAATTGATTTTTCAGACTTTGATGTTTGCATTGAATGCATCAAAGGCAAACAGACCAAAACAAAGAAATTGGGTGCGAAAAGAGCTATAGATGTCTTAGAGTTGATACAtacagatatttgtgggccatttcctacaccttcttggaatggtcaacgatattttgtatcattcatagatgattactcaagatATGCGTACCTATTTCTACTTCATGAAAAGTCCCAAGTGTTGGACGTGTTCAAATCTTTTAAggctgaagttgagaatcaacttagcaaAAGAATAAAGCAATTCAGGTCTGAccgtggtggtgagtactatgGTAGATACGACGGATTAGGTGAACAACGTTCAGGACCTTTTGCCAGATATCTAGAGGAGTGTGGAATTGTCCCACAGTACACTATGCCAGGATctcctagcatgaatggtgttgctgaaagACGAAACCGTACTCTTAAAGATATGGTAAGGAGTATGATCAGTCATTCAACCTTACCAGAATCACTCTGGGGAGAGGCACTTAAGACAGCAGCCTACATTTTGAATAGGGTATCAACTAAAGCAGctgcaaaaacaccttatgagctttggacaaggcgaaagcctagtcttaagcactttcatgtttggggatgtccaACTGAGGCTAGGCCTTATAGGCCAAATGAAAAGAAGCTGGAACCCAAAACTTTGagcagctactttattggaTATTCTGAACGATCCAGGGGTttcaagttttatgatcccaaagtaaaaaatatatttgaaacgGGAACTGCAAAGTTCTTTGAGGATATtgagtttggggggagaaataCGGTTAAAGACTTTGTTTTTGAGGAGGATTTAGAATCACCCACTTCTCTTGaagatgagttgattcctattcCAATAGTTGCTTTTGACAATGTTCGGGATTCTAATCCTAATATTGATCAAGTTTTAGATCAAGAGCAACCAAACATAGTCAATCAAACCCCAGAGGTACAAACTCAACAACCTCAAGAACAAGTGCCTTTGCGACGATCcactagagaaagaagaaatgctattaatccagatgaatacatagtgtatcttcaagaacatgaggatggcattggaatgatggaagatgatccaatcaactttcatcaggccatgaaaagttctaactcatcaggccatgaaaagttctaactctcataagtggaatgatgccatgaatgaagagaataagtctatgcaagacaataaagtttgagaagttgtcccattaccagaaggtgtaaaaccaattggttgtaaatggatatttaaaaccaagagggatgaaaatggtaatgtggtgaggtttaaggcacgtcttgtagcaaaaggctatactcagaaagaaggcattgattataaagAGAATTTCTCTCcagtttcatcgaaagactcttttagaataataatggcacttgttgctcactttgatcttgagttacatcagatggatgttaaaacagcgtttctcaatggagacattgatgagacaatttatatggagcaaccagaaaactttgtggttggtgacccaaagaatatggtttgcaaattaaagaaatccatctatggactcaagcaagcttcccgtcaatggtaccacaaatttcatcaagtggttctcttatttggttttgagatgaacgctgttgatgattgtgtgtatcataagtttagtgggagtaagtgtatatttctggttctatatgtcgatgacatattgcttgccactaatgatataggcttattgcacgaaaccaagagatttctatcgaagtattttgagatgaaagatcttggtgacgcctcttttgttTTAGGAATTAAAATACATCGAGAccgttctcggggtattcttggattatcacaaaaaagctatatcgataaagtactcaaacggtttggcatgcaagattgtagaccaggtgatacccctgtcgttaaaggagacaaattttgtcttaaacaatgccctaaaggaagccttgaaattcaagaaatgcaaaAGATTCCCTACGCTTCGgctgttgggagtctaatgtatgctcaagTTTGTACGCATCCGGATATAGCATACATTGTTGGAGTGTTAGGCAGATACATAAGCAATCCAGGAATTGATCACTGGAAAGCAGCCAAAAAGGTTATGAGATATTTGAAGAGAACAAGAGAGTACATGCTCACATATAGGAGGTCAGATCACTTTGAGATCATTGGATACTCTGACTCTGACTTTGCGGGATGCCAAGATAGTAGGAGATCCACTTCGGGCTACATATATCTGTTAGGTGGTGGAGCTATATCATGGAggagtgcaaaacaaacactcatagcttcatccaccatggcagcaaaatttgttgcatgttatgaggCATCCAACCATGGTATATGGCGGAGAAACTTTGTCACTGGGCTGCGCATTATGGATGGaattgaaagaccacttaagttgtattgtgacaataagtcagctgtattgtattccaacaacaataggagctcgacgaagtcaaaacacattgacatcaagttccttgttgtaaaagaaagggtacaaagtggacagatttgtatagaacacttaggtacaaactccatgatcgcagacccccttactaagggtttgccacccaaggtctttcatgagcacactgctcgtatgggtgttttagattatgaggatatctagattcagtgggagtttgtctttagtgtgttttatttgttttatgaaacatgtgtatttggatatttttctgatcagaaattatgttattcagtttatttcaatttgtacatttaagctaaagttttggtctccataaagtaaagtaggaccaattgaaaattgacatgaatagatcaccatgcatgtaattttcataccacattatcataattgatctatgtcatttggctatgttgatgtatgtgaccattgatgggtttagttgtgattgatacaacgaaaatcgctttgatcctatgttgatatagttaatggacgagattgcacatgcctatggttatgatgacaaagttatgagctcaataaggttaacacatttatatgtatacatatgtgacccagtgggagattgttagaaataattggggtcacaattgtatatataaaatgtgtgttgggtcatcaaataaataagtcaaatttatgtggtttattttggaataaagtttatgacttaagggcatgattgtcatgattttaatatgtggataccaattagacaatttctatattgatgaggggccaaatagaaatagtcAAAAATATTGCCAACAGGTTTGTCTGTTGGTAATATAACGGGTAATGGTCCCCATTTGCATCGTATCTTTTCACTCTTATATCCCCATCACCAAGAGAAAAACTTTCAGAGAAAGGTTTTGATgcaaattggaagatcataccaatAAAGATCATTTAAAGGtcgattctatggactccggtacgcttccgctattccttaattttattgtttgattctcttgaattaattagggctatatacagatttacagtatTTCTAACATTAAATGCATTAATGGCTTTATCATTGTTGCTAGGAACAATAATGTCATCAACGTAGACTAGAAGAGCAAGAAACATGGTAGGATGTTTCTTGATAAAAAGAGAATTGTCTGAGGGGGATTGTGTGAACCCATCTTTAAGAAGAGTAGAGCTTAATTTTTTGTACCATTGTTGAGAGGCATGTTTGAGGACATATAGGATTTTCTGTAATTTTCACACTAAATAAAGAAGAAGTGAAGTATCATGCTTGTATCCTGGTGAAAATTTTACGTAAACCTCTTCATGGAGATCACCATGGAGAAATACATTATTTATGTCCATTTAACGGAGGCTCTAGTTGTTAATGGTAGCAAGTGCCAACATGATTTTTATGGTGTTGAATTTTTCCATAAGGCAAAAGTTTATATGTAGTCAACTATATGTTGTTGGGTGTAGTCTTTGGCTACTAAGTGAGATTTATATTGCTCAACTTCCCCATTAGATTTGTATTTTATTGtataaacccacttgcatccaaTAAATTTATGGGTAGAGGGAAGGATTGTGAGAATTAATGTTTTAGTTTTAACTAAAGCATGAAATTCATTATCTATTGAATTATTCCTTTTAGGATCCTGGGATGCAATTTATATGATGTAGGTTCTACTATAGAATTGGCAGAAAGGA is part of the Cannabis sativa cultivar Pink pepper isolate KNU-18-1 chromosome 5, ASM2916894v1, whole genome shotgun sequence genome and encodes:
- the LOC133037847 gene encoding uncharacterized protein LOC133037847 translates to MDLDLALRMDRPASLTDTSTSEQRRIYEKWDRSNRMSLMIIKRGIPEAFRGAVSEEVTDATTFLAEIEKRFAKSDKAETSTLLKKLISMKFKGKENIREYIMEMSHLASKLKALKLELSDDLLVHLVLISLPPQFSQFKVSYNCQREKWTLNELISFCVQEEERLKQEKTESAHLASTSKDKGKKRKNEAAKDKGPAHKKQTQTNSDDGCFFCNMKGHMKKECAKYIAWRAKKGLPELPKAK